A region from the Nostoc sp. HK-01 genome encodes:
- a CDS encoding precorrin-8X methylmutase CbiC/CobH, with protein MEWHVTDAQSLAIIDSEIGDHAFSPAEYEIVRRVIYATADFEYKSLIRFSEHALQAGAAALAARTTIVVDVPMVQVGIAYDIQNTFANPVYCSMETVTRPQKEKTLAAWGIETLAKRYPEGIFVVGQAQTALTALVDLIEAEEILPALIIATPVGFVDVDTAKSRLQDSLVPCITIESRKGNAVVAAAVVDGLVDLAWQAYGQNANRQS; from the coding sequence ATGGAATGGCACGTAACTGATGCTCAAAGTTTAGCAATCATTGATAGTGAAATTGGCGATCATGCCTTTTCACCCGCAGAGTATGAAATTGTGCGGCGGGTAATATACGCCACAGCCGACTTTGAATATAAGTCTTTAATCCGCTTTTCGGAACATGCTTTGCAAGCTGGTGCAGCGGCGTTAGCAGCACGCACCACAATTGTAGTAGATGTGCCAATGGTACAAGTAGGTATCGCTTACGACATCCAGAACACGTTCGCTAACCCAGTCTATTGCAGCATGGAAACTGTCACACGTCCTCAAAAGGAAAAAACTTTAGCAGCATGGGGAATTGAAACCCTAGCCAAGCGTTATCCAGAGGGGATTTTTGTGGTTGGTCAGGCACAAACCGCACTAACAGCACTGGTTGATTTGATTGAAGCTGAAGAAATTCTGCCAGCTTTAATAATTGCTACTCCAGTGGGTTTTGTGGATGTGGATACGGCTAAAAGCCGACTGCAAGACTCTTTAGTTCCTTGTATTACAATTGAAAGTCGCAAAGGCAATGCAGTTGTAGCGGCTGCGGTTGTTGATGGATTAGTAGATCTGGCTTGGCAAGCTTATGGACAGAATGCGAATCGGCAAAGCTAG
- a CDS encoding PilT protein domain protein, giving the protein MKYVIDTHALIWFLEGNIRLGANAKAILSHADSQLVIPATTLAEAVWIVERGRTSIPQPQDVISVVESDPRVVIYPLDQDVIKMTISLSAINEMHDRQIVATALVLASKGNVVQLLTCDQNITASALLATVW; this is encoded by the coding sequence ATGAAATATGTCATAGATACTCATGCTCTTATCTGGTTTCTTGAAGGTAACATCCGCTTAGGTGCAAATGCTAAAGCTATCCTTTCTCATGCTGATTCACAATTAGTTATTCCTGCAACTACTTTAGCTGAGGCTGTTTGGATTGTGGAAAGAGGTAGGACATCTATTCCTCAACCTCAAGATGTAATTTCAGTAGTAGAATCTGACCCTCGTGTGGTAATTTATCCACTTGATCAAGATGTAATTAAAATGACTATAAGTCTATCTGCTATTAATGAAATGCACGATAGGCAAATTGTAGCAACCGCATTAGTTCTAGCAAGTAAAGGTAATGTTGTGCAGTTATTAACGTGTGACCAAAATATAACTGCGTCGGCTTTGCTTGCTACTGTTTGGTAG
- a CDS encoding magnesium chelatase, protein MFTHVKSTIRHIAPENLRGRNLIKVVYVVLESQYQSALSQAVRTINANSPDLAIEISGYLIEELRDPENYEEFQRDIQSANIFIASLIFIEDLAQKVVTAVEPYRDNLDVAVVFPSMPEVMRLNKMGSFSLAQLGQSKSAIAQFMRKRKEKSGAGFQDGMLKLLRTLPQVLKFLPMDKAQDARNFMLSFQYWLGGSPENLENFLLMLADKYVLKGVDKKNSASIEYEAPVVYPDMGIWHPLATTMYEDVREYLNWYTARRDIPQDLKDPLAPCVGLVLQRTHLVTGDDAHYVAMVQELESLGARVVPVFAGGLDFSKPVDAYFYEPTTNTPLVDAVISLTGFALVGGPARQDHPKAIDSLKRLNRPYMVALPLVFQTTEEWLDSDLGLHPIQVALQIAIPELDGAIEPIILSGRDGATGKAIALQDRIEAVAQRALKWANLRRKPKLDKKVAITVFSFPPDKGNVGTAAYLDVFGSIYEVMKALRNNGYDLPELPESAEALMQEVIHDAQAQYASPELNIAYKMSVPEYEELTPYSQRLEENWGPPPGNLNSDGQNLLIYGKQFGNVFIGVQPTFGYEGDPMRLLFSRSASPHHGFAAYYTYLERVWGADAVLHFGTHGSLEFMPGKQMGMSGECYPDNLIGNIPNLYYYAANNPSEATIAKRRSYAETISYLTPPAENAGLYKGLKELSELIASYQTLKDSGRGIPIVNTIMDKCRIVNLDKDINLPETDAKDMTPEERDNIVGSVYRKLMEIESRLLPCGLHVIGKPPTAEEAVATLVNIASLDRQEEEIVSLPRIIANSLGRDIDEIYQNSDRGILEDVQLLQEITLATRAAVGALVQEQTDAEGRVSLVSRLNFFNMGKKEPWVEALHKAGYPKVDGSALKPLFEYLEFCLQQVCADNELGALLKGLEGEYILPGPGGDPIRNPDVLPTGKNIHALDPQSIPTAAAVQSAKIVVDRLLARNKAENNGNWPETIACVLWGTDNIKTYGESLAQIMWMVGVRPVPDSLGRVNKLELIPLEELGRPRIDVVINCSGVFRDLFINQMNLLDQGVKMAAEADEPLEMNFVRKHAMQQAEEMGINLRQAATRVFSNASGSYSSNINLAVENSTWDSEAELQEMYLKRKSFSFNSDNPGMMDESRQIFESTLKTADATFQNLDSSEISLTDVSHYFDSDPTKLVASLRGDGKKPASYIADTTTANAQVRTLSETVRLDARTKLLNPKWYEGMLSHGYEGVRELSKRLVNTMGWSATAGAVDNWIYEDTNETFIKDEEMQKRLMNLNPHSFRKMVSTLLEVNGRGYWETSEENLDRLRELYQEVEDRIEGID, encoded by the coding sequence AATAAAATGGGCAGTTTTTCCTTGGCGCAGTTGGGTCAATCAAAAAGTGCGATCGCACAATTCATGCGGAAACGCAAAGAAAAATCCGGTGCAGGATTCCAAGATGGAATGCTGAAACTTTTGCGGACACTGCCCCAAGTGCTGAAGTTCTTGCCAATGGACAAGGCACAGGACGCACGCAATTTTATGTTGAGTTTTCAGTATTGGCTAGGTGGTTCTCCAGAAAACCTGGAAAACTTCTTGCTGATGCTGGCTGACAAATATGTATTAAAAGGCGTAGACAAAAAAAATTCTGCCTCTATTGAATATGAAGCACCAGTTGTCTACCCTGATATGGGCATTTGGCATCCTCTAGCCACAACCATGTATGAGGATGTCCGAGAATATCTCAATTGGTACACAGCCCGTCGAGATATCCCCCAAGATTTAAAAGATCCATTAGCCCCCTGTGTTGGGTTGGTATTACAACGCACTCACCTAGTTACAGGTGATGATGCCCATTATGTGGCAATGGTTCAGGAGTTGGAATCACTAGGCGCACGGGTAGTGCCTGTGTTTGCTGGTGGTTTGGATTTCTCCAAGCCTGTGGATGCCTACTTCTACGAACCAACTACAAATACACCGTTAGTTGATGCAGTTATTTCCTTAACTGGTTTTGCGTTAGTTGGTGGCCCAGCTAGACAAGACCATCCCAAGGCAATTGACTCACTCAAACGCTTAAATCGCCCTTACATGGTGGCATTACCCTTGGTATTCCAAACCACCGAAGAATGGTTAGACAGCGATTTAGGCTTACATCCCATTCAAGTAGCGTTACAAATTGCGATTCCCGAATTAGATGGGGCAATCGAACCCATCATATTATCGGGTAGAGATGGGGCGACAGGAAAGGCGATCGCCCTCCAAGACCGCATCGAAGCTGTAGCCCAACGTGCCTTAAAGTGGGCAAATCTCCGCCGCAAACCCAAACTAGACAAAAAAGTTGCCATCACCGTTTTCAGCTTCCCTCCTGACAAAGGCAACGTAGGTACAGCCGCATACCTAGATGTATTCGGTTCCATCTACGAAGTGATGAAGGCGCTGAGAAACAATGGCTATGACTTACCAGAGTTACCAGAATCGGCCGAAGCCTTGATGCAGGAAGTCATCCACGACGCACAGGCACAGTACGCCAGCCCGGAACTCAACATTGCCTATAAGATGTCAGTCCCAGAATACGAAGAACTGACACCTTATTCCCAACGCCTAGAAGAAAACTGGGGGCCGCCACCAGGAAACCTCAACAGCGATGGACAAAACCTGCTGATTTACGGTAAGCAATTTGGTAACGTCTTTATTGGTGTACAGCCAACATTCGGTTATGAAGGCGACCCGATGCGGTTGTTGTTCTCCCGTTCTGCCAGCCCTCACCACGGCTTTGCTGCTTACTACACCTACCTAGAAAGAGTTTGGGGCGCGGATGCGGTACTGCACTTCGGTACACATGGTTCCTTGGAATTCATGCCCGGTAAGCAAATGGGGATGTCAGGTGAATGTTACCCCGATAACTTGATTGGCAATATTCCTAACCTGTACTATTACGCTGCTAACAATCCCAGCGAAGCCACAATTGCCAAACGTCGCAGTTACGCCGAGACAATTTCTTACCTCACACCACCTGCCGAAAACGCTGGTTTATACAAAGGTTTGAAAGAACTCAGCGAATTAATTGCTTCTTACCAAACCTTAAAAGATAGCGGTCGCGGTATCCCCATCGTCAACACGATTATGGATAAATGCCGCATCGTCAACCTGGATAAAGATATTAACTTGCCTGAAACCGATGCCAAAGATATGACCCCCGAAGAACGGGATAATATTGTTGGCAGCGTCTACCGCAAGTTAATGGAAATTGAATCGCGGTTGTTACCTTGTGGTTTGCACGTCATTGGTAAACCCCCAACAGCTGAGGAAGCCGTTGCAACTCTTGTAAATATCGCCAGCTTAGACCGTCAAGAAGAAGAAATCGTCAGCTTACCCCGGATTATTGCCAATAGTTTAGGGCGGGACATTGACGAGATTTACCAAAATAGCGATCGCGGTATCTTAGAAGATGTCCAACTATTACAAGAAATCACCCTAGCTACTCGCGCTGCTGTTGGGGCGTTAGTCCAAGAACAAACCGACGCTGAAGGAAGGGTTTCTCTCGTTTCCCGATTGAATTTCTTCAACATGGGCAAAAAGGAACCTTGGGTAGAAGCATTGCACAAAGCAGGTTATCCCAAAGTCGATGGTTCTGCTTTAAAACCCTTGTTTGAGTATTTGGAATTCTGCTTACAACAAGTTTGTGCAGACAACGAACTCGGCGCATTACTCAAGGGACTAGAAGGCGAATACATTCTTCCCGGCCCTGGTGGCGACCCCATCCGCAACCCGGATGTATTGCCCACAGGTAAAAACATCCACGCCCTCGACCCCCAATCAATTCCCACGGCTGCGGCTGTCCAATCAGCCAAAATTGTTGTTGATAGGCTGTTGGCGCGGAACAAAGCTGAAAACAACGGTAATTGGCCAGAAACCATCGCCTGTGTTCTCTGGGGAACCGATAACATCAAAACCTACGGCGAATCCCTAGCCCAAATCATGTGGATGGTGGGTGTCCGTCCGGTTCCCGACTCCTTGGGACGGGTAAACAAGTTGGAGTTAATCCCCCTAGAAGAGTTGGGAAGACCCAGAATTGACGTTGTAATTAACTGTTCTGGTGTATTCCGCGACTTGTTCATCAACCAGATGAACCTGTTAGACCAAGGGGTGAAAATGGCGGCGGAAGCGGATGAACCATTAGAAATGAACTTTGTCCGCAAACACGCTATGCAGCAAGCCGAGGAAATGGGAATTAACCTCAGACAAGCCGCTACCCGCGTTTTCTCCAATGCTTCTGGTTCCTACTCGTCAAACATCAACTTGGCAGTAGAAAACAGCACTTGGGACAGTGAAGCCGAGTTACAGGAAATGTATCTGAAACGCAAATCTTTCTCCTTCAATTCCGATAACCCCGGAATGATGGACGAATCCCGGCAGATTTTTGAAAGCACCTTGAAAACTGCTGATGCAACTTTCCAAAACCTGGATTCCTCCGAGATTAGTTTGACCGACGTTTCCCACTACTTCGACTCAGACCCCACCAAGCTAGTAGCAAGTCTGCGTGGTGATGGTAAAAAGCCAGCATCCTACATTGCAGACACCACCACAGCTAACGCCCAAGTCCGCACATTATCGGAAACCGTCCGCCTAGATGCCCGTACCAAATTGTTAAATCCAAAGTGGTATGAAGGTATGCTGTCTCACGGTTACGAAGGTGTCCGCGAACTCTCCAAGCGGTTGGTAAACACAATGGGTTGGAGTGCAACAGCCGGCGCTGTGGACAACTGGATTTATGAGGACACCAACGAAACCTTCATCAAAGATGAAGAAATGCAAAAACGCTTGATGAACCTCAACCCCCATTCTTTCCGCAAGATGGTATCCACCTTATTGGAAGTCAATGGTCGCGGTTATTGGGAAACTAGCGAGGAAAACTTAGACCGCCTCCGCGAGTTGTACCAAGAAGTTGAAGACCGAATCGAGGGTATAGACTAG